From the genome of Prinia subflava isolate CZ2003 ecotype Zambia chromosome 12, Cam_Psub_1.2, whole genome shotgun sequence:
AACTGAGCTCAGCTGGGATCATTCCTGGCTGTTCACCATCCGCAGTCCCCAGGAGGACAATAGGATGGACCACAGGGCCCAGTACCCCAGGTTTTCCCCAGACAGCTACACCGAGATCTGGGGAAGGGTTTCTGTTTATTTGGCAAAAAGCAGGGGCTGGAGGACCAGGGGCTGTGTCAGAGTCCTGACAACAGAGCCTGGAAGAAGGATGGTGGAgcaggagcctggagctgcagagcatgGGTCTTGCATTGCTTGGCAGGAGCATCCACAAGCCAGTCTGCACTTCCTGGAAAACAGGTGGGAGAGGTGGGGGCTGGGTGAGGCAAGGAGACCAGCAAGACTCTCCATTAGGATCAGTGCATTCTTCTCCAGTTCTCCCCAGATTTGTAGGGTGAGGCATCTCCAGCAATGGATTTCTAGTAACCCCTAATGCTGTGTGGTGGGAAAGCACAGGCCATGGCGGgccaagagcaaatatgttttGCATGGTGGGACATCAACCCATTGTGGCCAGGTTTGCCAGTCCACAAGCCCTGGGTCTCTTTGGCAGAAGCCAGTGTCCTGGTCCTCACTGCTCAAAGGGCTGTGCAGACGTTTCTCTGGTGGCTTTAGCTCACGTGCCCATGTTCAGTGCCAGGAACTTCGCACTGGGGGTCTCTGGGCATTGCTCCTTGGGAGTCCCTGGGTACTGCTACCTGGGGGTCCCCACTGTAGAGCAGCATCCAAAGGAATGGCCCTACCTGTGTGCAAACTTCAGCACCAGTTCAAACAGCTCAACCCCAGAAGAATTCAAAGAGTTCTTGGTGGCCCTTGCCTTGGGGGCATCAAGAGGGTTAATTTCCAGGAGAGAACATTGCAAACACCATGTTGCACTGCAGCAACTCACCTATGGTTCATCAAGTCTGCATTCCTCTGtggaaacaaagagaaagacTGAGTCTGGCACTGTGGTCTGAATAGTCCCATTTGGCATCCAAAATAGACTACTCAGAAGGAACCTGTGGGTTTCTCCTTGCTCAGTGTGCCcagccagagcactgctggcagccagcactCCCTTCTGCCAGCTCAGACCACAAAGTGATGGCACTGATGAGCTGAGCTGGTCCCTGCCTGTGTGACCCTGTATTGACCCCAGGTGGTGCTCACCCTGCCTGGGTAAAATCCAGATAGTGTTGTTGGTGAAGCCGTTCAACTTGGCAAGTCTCTTGAACAGCAATTTGATTTTGGGTCTCACGCTCTGGCTTCTGCCTAAAGACAAAGACATGAGTTagctccaggctgtgcctgatCCTGCATCTCCTGGGAAGTTGGTGAGTGTGTCCAGCTGAGGGTGGGATGGATGGCAGTCCCTGGGAGAAGGCTGGAGGCACTGGTGGAGGTTCTGGAGAGCAGTGGCGGCCAGGCACATCAGACACCCCATCCAGGGAACAAGATGAGCCAGAGGTCCTGACACCAGCACAGCAACTCCTCTCTTGATCCTGTCCCCACTGATTTTGTTCTGCCTGTGCAGCAGGGCTCCTACTCTCCACCCCTCTTCACCAAGCAACTTACCCAAGGCCATGGACTTTCAGCACAGTGCTGGGAGCCTGAGCCCCAACCTCCCCTGCCACCCCAAAccactgctccttccctgccataCAGGGAACACTTGGTAGTCCCTGCCCTGATCCAGCACCTCACCCAGGGCAGGAGTTAAGAGGGAGACCTCCTGGCCCCTGGCCCCTGGCCTTGCAGGACCCTCAGAAGCACTTGACACCTCTGAACAGTTCACCACTGCTCACTACTCACTGTAAAGTCTCAACATGTGCAAGATCTTCCCATCCTTCTCTCTGGTGGCAAAGACAACCATGTAGGAACTGCCGTCGGTATCCACCAGCCGCACTGTCTTATTGCCTCTGTCTGCAAAAGGACGTGGAGAAAAATGAATTACCTCCTCCTGGAAACTCCCACACTGCAAAGAGGCTGTAAGAGCATGAAGCCCACCAATACTCAATATCTCCCCATCCTGGTTTTCTGTCTTGCTAAGGTCCTCTGAAAGCCTGGGGTAGCCCACAgaccacagcagagcagagggatggggaggtgacagcagaaAGGGCTGTGGATGGTCAGTGCAGGCTGCTGGCCAGTGTCAGACTAATCCTTGAACTGGGAATGGTGGAAAACCgatcctgctccatcccctgggaaCATCCACTCACAGCCTCTTTGTGGAATGAACctgcttttccccagggttTAAGCTTGATCTGAATGTGTTTATCCCAGAGGGATGGACTGGAGGTCTGCCATGCTGCTGGGCCACCAGTCCTGGGGTGCAGCTGGCACCTGGACACAGAGGGATGTCCCACCCAGGAcgcaggaggggcaggcagtCCTGAGGGCCATgtccacaggaacagctagcTGCTTCAGACAGGGATGGTGGGACATGCCTCCATCCTGCCCCAAGAACCAGGCACCTCCACTCACCAGAGCTGTAGTATTCACCCGGGCTGCCTGTTGGCTTGTAGATCGATTCAAACTTCATAcatctcccagggctgcagaacaGTGAAGGATGCTCCAGCTGAGGTGAAGTgatcccctttcccctcccctgttcaAGGGTCACTATCCCAGATGTGGGACTTGCTGTTCAGAGATGGGATggtgtgggcagggcaggaggggacagatACCACCCTTGGAACAATGGGTACTTGGGGTGGCAGAGGATAGTGCTGCCACCTGGGGATTATCCATGCCCTCTCTCACGCTCTGAGCTTCTGGGATGAGGCTGGTTCTGCTGGGAATGTTGTAATCATAGGGTCCTGTCCCACCCTCTGTTGTGGCACTGGTCCTAGCTAGTGTTGCCCTGAGCCTGCCCTTGGGAGCCCACAGCTGTCCCAAGCCCCTAGTGGTCCTGTCTCAACTCCTGCCCAGGTCTTTGGTGAGAGCACTGAGGTGCAGACCTAGCAATGACGGTCCAGGGAGGAGGTTGGTAGTGAAACCTATGGAGAAAAGCATAGGGAACTTACGTGGGAATTGCAAAGGAGACCTTCAGGTCACCATCCCCCAGAACCTCAATGTTGGCCATTGCCATCTTCAGTTGGTCCTTCTTTTGGAGGTAGGTCTCAGAGTCAGAGGCCATAGCAGTGATGTACCATGTCCCTGCAATCTGGCAGTGAGAGCAGGCTGTGAGTCCAGAGGAGCAGTCAAGAGTGTCCCCTCCTCAGGGACCAAGCCAGGACAACCTTAGTCCATAGAACACCCACATCCTGTCCAGGCAACAAAATTCCCTCAGGGACacctgtgcagg
Proteins encoded in this window:
- the LCNL1 gene encoding lipocalin-like 1 protein, with product MTTMGLSLGLVLLCLLRVQAGDLGSVELDESKIAGTWYITAMASDSETYLQKKDQLKMAMANIEVLGDGDLKVSFAIPTPGRCMKFESIYKPTGSPGEYYSSDRGNKTVRLVDTDGSSYMVVFATREKDGKILHMLRLYSRSQSVRPKIKLLFKRLAKLNGFTNNTIWILPRQEECRLDEP